A region of the Litchfieldia alkalitelluris genome:
GGCTAACATCATGCAAGCTGAAATAATGAAGTTAATAAAAAAAATGGTGTTTATTCGCTCCTTCTCTTTGCACTCCCGGTTCTGACCTAGCTGCTGCCTATATAGTTTCTGAACATGTCTTTGCTTAAAATTAGGGAACTCATTGTGTTCGTTCATCTCACATCACCCGATCCAAGTATTTTCCAAGCTACTTAAATAGACGTATTTATAGTCAAAAAGTTGCAAGGATACCGTGTGAATAAAGCCCATATATTAGGGAAGAGAGGACAGGTTCAATTACCTGATAATTAGGTATTCGTTCGTTGTATCACCAGTCCGCAATCATAAGGAAGCATGAGAACCGTCCCCGCGCTTCCTTGAAAACGCCCTCATTTACCTCGTGAAAATTTATATGTGAGGTTTTCTTACATGATTTAACACAAACAAAATTACATGTGATAAAGTGTGTTTAATCAACTTAGCTATCAGACAGGTAGGTATGAACATTCAATAGTTAGAAGCTTTTTTTAAAAGATTACCTATCAGACAGGTTCTTAAAAAATTATAAGGGGGAATGGAATGGCCAAGAAGGTGAGTTCAATTGTGATGAAGCATATTACTGATATGATCAGGAGTGGTCAATATACTACTGGCAGCAAACTTCCTTCTGAACGAGAATTAAGGGAAATGTTCAAGGTGGGGAGATCCTCGGTTAGGGAAGCATTAAGCACATTGGTAGACATGGATGTAGTTGAAAAAAGAAATGGGGTAGGTGTTTTTGTTAAGAAAACAGATTTAAACCATTTGGTAGATACGTTTGTAGTATCTGCACTGCTAGATTCAAAGGTTTCTCGAGAAATATTGGATTTTCGACTAATACTTGAGGTTGAAACAGCGGGTATTGCGGCTTTAATGGCGACTGAGGAAGATCTGTTAGAAATGGAGCTTGCTATACAATCCTATTCCGATGCGATTGATTCTAAACAGGATACAGTTGAACCAGATGAATTATTTCATAAAGCAATAGTCATGGCAACAAGAAATAGCATTCTATTAAAGGTCTATCATTTTATTTCAGATTTACTTCATTCTTTTAAGATTGATTTAGTCAAGGTTGAAAACAAAGAAAACACTTTGTATTACCATCAGAAAATATATGATGCGATAAAGAAAGGGAATGAGAAAGAAGCAAGGCAGATGATGAGAGAACATCTTTTAGAATTTAAAGAGCAATTTAATGACATGAATACTCAAAGAGAAACAGAGTGTGATGATCAAGAGGCTATCCAGAAAGCTAATTAATGTTGTTCGTAACAGAATGGAGTGTTACCTAAATGAAAGTAAATTATCTATACCATCCATACACTTCCCAACGAATGACCACATTTTCTAGAAATGGGATGGTTGCGACTTCACAGCCATTAGCTGCTGAGGCTGGTTTAGGGGTATTAAAAAAAGGTGGCAATGCCGTTGATGCTGCGATAGCAACAGCAGCTTGCTTAACAGTTGTTGAGCCAACGTCTAATGGAATAGGGAGTGATGCTTTTGCCTTGGTATGGATGAAGGGCGAGTTATACGGCTTAAACTCAAGTGGTGCAGCTCCAAAAAATATTTCTATTGAAGCTGTTAAGAACCGAGGCTATGAAGAAATGCCGAAATACGGGTGGATTCCAGTGACAGTTCCTGGTGCACCTGGAGCATGGGCAGAGCTTTCAAGAAGGTTTGGGAAACTACCACTTATTGACGTCCTTCAGCCTGCGATTGAATATGCAGAAAAAGGCTTTCCGCTATCTCCAATACTAGGGAGAAACTGGAAAAAGGCTTTTGAACTTTATAAAAAGGACCTAACCACTGAAGAATTTGCTGCATGGTTCGAAACATTTGCACCAAAGGGAAAAGCACCAGAAATCGGTGAGATATGGAGTTCATCCGATCATGCAAAAACACTTCGTGATATTGGTGAAACAAATGGAGAAAGCTTTTATAGAGGTGAAATCTCGAGAAAAATATCTGATTATTCTAAAAAGTGCAATGGATTTTTAACCTCGGAAGATTTAGCGGCATTTAAACCTGAATGGGTTCAGCCGATCAAAGTGAATTACCGAGGCTATGATGTTTGGGAAATTCCGCCGAATGGTCAAGGACTGATCGCCATACTAGCACTTAACACGTTAAAGGGATTAGACATGTCTGGTATCGATACCTCTTCTGTTGAACGTTATCATCAGCAAATCGAAGCAATGAAACTAGCATTTGTTGATGGAAAAAAATATATTACTGAGATGAATGACATGTCAGTTAGTGTAGATTCATTACTATCAGAAGAGTATGCAAAGACACGTAGAGCACTAATCGGTCAAACGGCAATTACTCCTGAACCGGGTACTCCACCTAAAGGAGGAACAGTTTACTTAGCAACAGCCGATGGTGAAGGGAATATGGTTTCATTTATTCAAAGTAATTATATGGGCTTTGGTTCTGGAATTGTTGTACCTGGAACAGGAATATCCCTACAGAATAGAGGACACAACTTTTCCCTTGATCTTCATCATGATAATTTTTTACAAGGTGGGAAACGGACATACCATACCATTATTCCAGGATTTTTAACGAAAGATACCGAACCTGTAGGTCCTTTTGGTGTTATGGGTGAATTCATGCAACCACAGGGGCATGTCCAGGTGATTATGAACACAATTGATTTCCATTTAAATCCGCAAGCCGCACTTGATGCACCAAGATGGCAATGGACTGGTGGCAAAAGAGTTTTGGTTGAACCAACTTTTCCTAATCATATTGCACAAGAGCTGGGGAGAAAAGGTCATGAGATCGAAGTGGCTGTGGATTCAAGCACATTTGGACGAGGGCAAATTATTTGGAGAGACAATCAAACGGGTGTGTTACAAGGTGGTACTGAATCAAGAACCGATGGAGCAATTGCAGCTTATTAAATAGGTAAAGTTAAATGATCATACATCAAAA
Encoded here:
- a CDS encoding FadR/GntR family transcriptional regulator, whose amino-acid sequence is MAKKVSSIVMKHITDMIRSGQYTTGSKLPSERELREMFKVGRSSVREALSTLVDMDVVEKRNGVGVFVKKTDLNHLVDTFVVSALLDSKVSREILDFRLILEVETAGIAALMATEEDLLEMELAIQSYSDAIDSKQDTVEPDELFHKAIVMATRNSILLKVYHFISDLLHSFKIDLVKVENKENTLYYHQKIYDAIKKGNEKEARQMMREHLLEFKEQFNDMNTQRETECDDQEAIQKAN
- a CDS encoding gamma-glutamyltransferase family protein — its product is MKVNYLYHPYTSQRMTTFSRNGMVATSQPLAAEAGLGVLKKGGNAVDAAIATAACLTVVEPTSNGIGSDAFALVWMKGELYGLNSSGAAPKNISIEAVKNRGYEEMPKYGWIPVTVPGAPGAWAELSRRFGKLPLIDVLQPAIEYAEKGFPLSPILGRNWKKAFELYKKDLTTEEFAAWFETFAPKGKAPEIGEIWSSSDHAKTLRDIGETNGESFYRGEISRKISDYSKKCNGFLTSEDLAAFKPEWVQPIKVNYRGYDVWEIPPNGQGLIAILALNTLKGLDMSGIDTSSVERYHQQIEAMKLAFVDGKKYITEMNDMSVSVDSLLSEEYAKTRRALIGQTAITPEPGTPPKGGTVYLATADGEGNMVSFIQSNYMGFGSGIVVPGTGISLQNRGHNFSLDLHHDNFLQGGKRTYHTIIPGFLTKDTEPVGPFGVMGEFMQPQGHVQVIMNTIDFHLNPQAALDAPRWQWTGGKRVLVEPTFPNHIAQELGRKGHEIEVAVDSSTFGRGQIIWRDNQTGVLQGGTESRTDGAIAAY